The following are encoded in a window of Deinococcus arcticus genomic DNA:
- a CDS encoding ArsC/Spx/MgsR family protein, with product MSDLQVQIFGTRKSKETRAAERFFKERKVKVHFVDLHERPIARGELTRFVQKYGLNALLDLDGKAYERSNLAYLRTTEEGVIAKVMETPELLKLPLVRGGKVLAVGDDMDGWKAMVAAE from the coding sequence ATGAGCGACCTTCAGGTGCAAATTTTCGGCACCCGCAAAAGCAAGGAGACGCGCGCCGCCGAGCGCTTTTTCAAGGAGCGCAAGGTCAAGGTGCATTTCGTGGACCTGCACGAACGGCCCATTGCCCGGGGCGAACTGACGCGCTTTGTGCAGAAGTACGGCCTGAACGCCCTGCTGGACCTGGACGGCAAGGCGTATGAGCGCAGCAACCTCGCCTACCTGCGCACCACCGAAGAAGGCGTGATTGCGAAAGTCATGGAAACACCCGAGCTGCTGAAGCTGCCGCTGGTGCGCGGCGGCAAGGTGCTGGCGGTGGGCGACGACATGGACGGCTGGAAAGCGATGGTGGCGGCGGAATGA
- the ruvB gene encoding Holliday junction branch migration DNA helicase RuvB, producing MTEPLDAALRPKTLTEYVGQERLKEKLTVYLQAAKGRREALDHTLLFGPPGLGKTTLAHIIAHELGVNIRVTSGPAIEKPGDLAAILTNSLEEGDVLFIDEIHRLGRVAEEHLYPAMEDFKLDIVLGQGPAARTIELPLPRFTLVGATTRPGLITAPMRSRFGIIEHLEYYTPEEIGVNLLRDARLLGFGLVEEAAIEIGARSRGTMRIAKRLLRRVRDYAEVAGESTIELPRAHDALDKLGLDSAGLDDRDKKYLETLIHRFAGGPVGVDTLATAISEDSLTLEDVYEPYLIQLGFIKRTPRGRVATAHAYDHLGLPVSGHSDDGPGFYAN from the coding sequence ATGACTGAACCGCTCGATGCCGCCCTGCGGCCCAAGACCCTGACGGAGTATGTCGGGCAGGAGCGCCTGAAGGAGAAGTTGACAGTGTATCTCCAGGCCGCCAAGGGGCGGCGCGAGGCGCTGGACCACACGCTGCTCTTCGGGCCGCCCGGCCTGGGCAAGACCACCCTGGCACACATCATTGCGCACGAACTGGGCGTGAACATCCGCGTGACCTCCGGCCCAGCCATTGAAAAGCCGGGCGACCTGGCCGCCATCCTGACGAACAGTCTGGAAGAGGGCGACGTGCTGTTTATTGACGAGATTCACCGCCTGGGCCGCGTGGCCGAGGAGCACCTGTACCCCGCGATGGAAGATTTCAAGCTGGACATCGTGCTGGGGCAGGGGCCAGCGGCGCGCACCATCGAGCTACCGCTGCCGCGCTTTACGCTGGTGGGCGCCACCACCCGCCCCGGCCTGATCACCGCGCCCATGCGCAGCCGCTTTGGCATCATTGAGCACCTGGAGTACTACACCCCAGAGGAAATCGGGGTGAACCTGCTGCGCGACGCGCGGCTGCTGGGCTTTGGGCTGGTGGAGGAAGCGGCCATTGAAATTGGCGCCCGGTCACGCGGCACCATGCGCATTGCCAAGCGCCTCCTGCGCCGCGTGCGCGACTACGCCGAGGTGGCCGGCGAGAGCACCATTGAACTGCCGCGCGCCCACGACGCCCTGGACAAGCTGGGCCTGGACAGCGCCGGCCTGGACGACCGTGACAAGAAGTACCTGGAGACCCTGATTCACCGCTTTGCAGGCGGCCCGGTGGGCGTGGACACGCTGGCTACCGCCATCAGCGAGGACTCGCTGACCCTGGAAGACGTGTACGAGCCCTACCTGATTCAGCTGGGCTTTATCAAACGCACGCCGCGCGGCCGGGTGGCCACCGCACACGCCTACGACCACCTGGGCCTGCCGGTCTCGGGCCACTCCGACGACGGCCCCGGCTTCTACGCGAACTGA
- a CDS encoding SCO family protein, which yields MKRLTPQAVTAFLLLLAAVLAALLLWRGRPAPLGGEALDEPKPLPALTLVNERGQPTTLAASDGRLRLVFYGFVRCPDVCPATLASLKNTYAALRPEQQAKVQVQFITVDPEHDTPGVVRDYLSRFDPAFTGLTGKAAAIDQAAREMFVANVKPLPAQDHSAHTNGGQNASGAANAQTAGASAAQAARLHGDQVSVVDGQGRFVRLYGNASVIDGTLDRDLPGLIRQYTN from the coding sequence ATGAAGCGCCTTACGCCCCAAGCTGTCACAGCCTTTCTGCTGCTGCTGGCCGCCGTTCTGGCCGCCCTGCTGCTGTGGCGCGGGCGCCCGGCCCCGCTGGGGGGCGAAGCGCTGGACGAGCCCAAGCCCCTGCCCGCCCTGACGCTGGTGAACGAGCGCGGCCAGCCCACCACCCTGGCCGCCAGCGACGGCCGGCTGCGGCTGGTGTTCTACGGCTTTGTGCGCTGCCCGGATGTCTGCCCCGCCACCCTGGCGAGCCTGAAGAACACCTATGCGGCCCTGAGGCCCGAACAGCAGGCGAAGGTGCAGGTGCAGTTCATCACTGTGGATCCAGAGCACGACACCCCCGGCGTGGTGCGCGACTACCTGAGCCGCTTTGACCCGGCGTTTACCGGCCTGACGGGCAAAGCCGCCGCCATTGACCAGGCTGCCCGCGAGATGTTCGTGGCGAACGTGAAACCCCTGCCTGCCCAGGACCACAGCGCCCATACCAATGGGGGCCAAAATGCCAGCGGAGCGGCGAATGCCCAGACCGCTGGCGCCAGCGCCGCACAGGCCGCCCGGCTGCACGGCGATCAGGTGAGCGTGGTGGACGGCCAGGGGCGCTTTGTGCGCCTGTACGGCAACGCATCGGTGATTGATGGCACCCTGGACCGCGACCTGCCGGGCCTGATCCGGCAGTACACGAACTGA
- a CDS encoding polyprenyl synthetase family protein: protein MTGVAAVALPDAAFEARLREVLRSRVEFIELIGDDLVAAGGKRVRPLMTFLAAQALGAGPGDPTWRHVRDLGVGVELLHSASLLHDDLIDDADTRRGQQAAFRRFGNVVSVMSGDFMLSRLLVLLATLPGGPELTRLFGETASVVCEGEVLQFQVAAYGEYSWTNYLQVIHGKTAALTELAAAAPATLLGAPAPAREALATYGREFGMAFQMQDDLLDLSGDEARTGKPVGGDLREGKATGPVLYLLDGPHADEVREVLERRAAQPGDVARVQTLAAQAGALAATQEEIRRRAALATSALQALPPSEARSALAQLAAREIQRRA from the coding sequence ATGACTGGTGTGGCAGCGGTGGCCCTTCCCGACGCAGCGTTTGAAGCGCGGCTGCGCGAGGTGCTGCGCTCCCGCGTGGAGTTTATTGAGCTGATCGGGGACGATCTGGTGGCGGCGGGCGGCAAACGCGTGCGGCCCCTGATGACCTTTCTGGCGGCGCAGGCGCTGGGCGCCGGGCCTGGCGACCCCACCTGGCGCCATGTACGCGACCTGGGCGTGGGGGTGGAACTGCTGCACTCCGCGTCCCTGCTGCACGACGACCTGATTGACGACGCCGATACCCGCCGGGGCCAGCAGGCCGCCTTCCGGCGCTTTGGCAACGTGGTCAGCGTGATGAGCGGCGACTTTATGCTCTCGCGGCTGCTGGTGCTGCTGGCCACGCTGCCCGGCGGCCCCGAGCTGACCCGCCTGTTTGGCGAGACGGCCAGCGTGGTGTGCGAGGGCGAGGTGCTGCAGTTTCAGGTGGCCGCCTACGGGGAGTACAGCTGGACCAATTACCTGCAGGTCATTCACGGCAAGACGGCGGCCCTCACCGAACTGGCTGCCGCCGCCCCCGCCACGCTGCTGGGGGCCCCGGCGCCCGCGCGTGAGGCCCTGGCCACCTACGGCCGCGAATTCGGCATGGCCTTTCAGATGCAAGATGACCTGCTGGACCTGAGCGGTGACGAGGCCCGCACCGGCAAGCCCGTGGGCGGCGATCTGCGCGAGGGCAAGGCGACCGGGCCGGTGCTGTACCTGCTGGACGGCCCCCACGCCGACGAGGTGCGCGAGGTGCTGGAGCGCCGCGCGGCCCAGCCGGGCGACGTGGCCCGCGTGCAGACCCTGGCCGCCCAGGCCGGCGCCTTGGCAGCGACCCAGGAGGAGATTCGCCGCCGCGCGGCGCTGGCCACCTCTGCCCTGCAGGCCCTGCCACCCTCCGAGGCCAGAAGCGCCCTGGCCCAGCTGGCAGCGCGCGAGATTCAGCGCCGGGCCTGA
- a CDS encoding Glu/Leu/Phe/Val family dehydrogenase has product MRASGLNWQGLMEQLQQALPYCEVTDQSLAYFKYPKRTVSVNLPVRMDDGSIRVFKGYRTVHSTSRGPSMGGVRLRSGVSAHECEVLAAIMTLKAAVADLPLGGAKGGVDVDPTTLTPHELEGLTRRYTSELVELIGHNEDILAPDVGTDAQTMAWMLDTYTENTGTTSNGVVVGKPIPLGGSYGSKDARGRSAALVTARVLEAAGESLERARVAVYGFGDVGRKAAETLATQGALVVAVSDQDGATFASSGLDLDALAAWREEKGTVAGFATDITPEEVTELDVDALMLAYDYGTIHAGNAHTIRARYVVEATNRAVLPEAERFLTGGGVKVIPDLIASIGGVIVNYLEWVQDASNFFWMEEEILAAIDMRVNAALDAVLATQRTCQTDLRTAAYALALNRLHSATVMRGVYP; this is encoded by the coding sequence ATGCGGGCATCAGGACTCAACTGGCAGGGCCTCATGGAGCAACTCCAGCAGGCGCTGCCCTATTGCGAGGTCACGGACCAGTCCCTCGCGTATTTCAAGTACCCCAAACGCACGGTCAGCGTGAACCTGCCGGTGCGCATGGACGACGGCAGCATTCGTGTTTTCAAGGGTTACCGCACGGTGCACAGCACTTCGCGCGGGCCCAGCATGGGCGGCGTGCGCCTGCGCTCGGGGGTCAGTGCCCATGAGTGCGAGGTGCTGGCCGCCATCATGACCCTGAAAGCGGCGGTGGCCGACCTGCCGCTGGGCGGCGCCAAGGGCGGTGTGGACGTGGACCCCACGACCCTGACCCCCCATGAGCTTGAGGGCCTGACCCGGCGCTACACCAGCGAACTGGTGGAACTCATTGGGCACAACGAGGACATTCTGGCCCCGGATGTGGGCACCGACGCCCAGACCATGGCCTGGATGCTGGATACCTACACCGAGAACACCGGCACCACCAGCAACGGCGTGGTGGTGGGCAAGCCCATTCCGCTGGGCGGCAGCTACGGCAGCAAGGACGCCCGGGGCCGCTCGGCCGCGCTGGTTACGGCCCGCGTGCTGGAAGCGGCCGGCGAGAGCCTGGAGCGCGCCCGCGTGGCGGTGTACGGCTTTGGCGATGTGGGCCGCAAGGCCGCCGAGACGCTGGCCACCCAGGGCGCGCTGGTGGTGGCGGTGAGCGACCAGGACGGCGCGACTTTTGCCAGCAGTGGCCTGGACCTGGACGCCCTGGCCGCGTGGCGCGAGGAGAAAGGCACGGTGGCTGGATTTGCCACCGACATCACCCCTGAGGAAGTGACCGAGCTGGACGTGGACGCGCTGATGCTGGCCTACGACTACGGCACCATTCACGCGGGCAACGCCCACACCATCCGCGCGCGCTACGTGGTCGAAGCCACCAACCGCGCCGTGCTGCCCGAGGCCGAGCGCTTCCTGACCGGGGGCGGCGTGAAGGTGATTCCCGACCTGATCGCCAGCATTGGCGGCGTGATCGTGAACTACCTGGAATGGGTGCAGGACGCCAGCAACTTCTTCTGGATGGAAGAGGAGATTCTGGCCGCCATTGACATGCGGGTGAACGCTGCGCTGGACGCGGTGCTGGCCACGCAGCGCACCTGCCAGACCGACCTGCGCACGGCTGCCTACGCCCTGGCGCTTAACCGCCTGCACAGCGCGACTGTGATGAGGGGCGTGTACCCGTAA
- a CDS encoding Glu/Leu/Phe/Val family dehydrogenase, translating to MTTTQDPANTAGPKTGAHAIPSYLDPNNIGPYEIYLEQVERVTPYLGKLAYWAETLKRPKRILVVDVPIHLDDGTVAHFEGYRVQHNTSRGPAKGGIRYHQDVTLSEVMALSAWMTVKNAAVNLPYGGGKGGIRIDPRKYSTGELERLTRRYTTEIGLIIGPDKDIPAPDVNTNPQTMAWMMDTYSMNVGRTATGVVTGKPVALGGSLGRGDATGRGVFVTGAEAMKKLGMPMQGARIAVQGFGNVGEAAARIFHEHGARVVAIQDVTGTIASAAGIDPAAALEHLRRTGKIVGLPGTEELKRDEFWDVACDVLIPAALEKQITLENAGRIQARLIVEGANGPTVPAADDLLAERGVTVVPDVLANAGGVTVSYFEWVQDFSSFFWTEDEINKRLDRIMSEAFLSLWDVKERHGVTLRTAVYIVACTRVLEARALRGLYP from the coding sequence ATGACCACCACGCAAGACCCCGCCAACACCGCTGGCCCCAAGACCGGCGCGCACGCCATTCCCAGCTACCTGGACCCCAACAACATCGGGCCCTACGAGATCTACCTGGAGCAGGTGGAGCGCGTCACGCCCTACCTGGGCAAGCTGGCCTACTGGGCCGAGACCCTCAAGCGCCCCAAGCGCATTCTGGTCGTGGACGTGCCCATTCACCTCGACGACGGCACGGTGGCGCACTTCGAGGGCTACCGCGTGCAGCACAACACCTCGCGCGGGCCGGCCAAGGGCGGCATCCGCTATCACCAGGACGTGACCCTCAGTGAAGTGATGGCGCTCTCGGCCTGGATGACCGTCAAGAACGCCGCCGTGAACCTGCCCTACGGCGGCGGCAAGGGCGGCATCCGCATTGACCCGCGCAAGTACTCCACCGGCGAACTCGAACGCCTGACCCGCCGTTACACCACCGAAATTGGCCTGATCATCGGGCCGGACAAGGACATTCCCGCGCCCGACGTGAACACCAACCCGCAGACCATGGCGTGGATGATGGACACCTATTCCATGAACGTGGGCCGCACCGCCACTGGCGTGGTGACGGGCAAGCCCGTGGCGCTGGGCGGCAGCCTGGGGCGCGGCGACGCCACCGGGCGCGGCGTGTTCGTCACCGGCGCCGAGGCCATGAAGAAGCTGGGCATGCCCATGCAGGGCGCGCGCATTGCGGTGCAGGGCTTCGGCAACGTGGGCGAGGCCGCCGCGCGCATCTTCCATGAGCACGGCGCCAGGGTCGTGGCCATTCAGGACGTCACGGGCACCATTGCCAGCGCCGCCGGCATTGACCCGGCTGCCGCGCTGGAGCACCTGCGCCGCACCGGCAAGATCGTGGGCCTGCCCGGCACCGAGGAACTGAAGCGCGACGAGTTCTGGGACGTGGCCTGCGACGTGCTGATTCCCGCCGCGCTGGAAAAACAGATCACCCTGGAGAATGCCGGGCGCATTCAGGCGCGGCTGATCGTGGAGGGCGCCAACGGCCCCACTGTGCCCGCCGCCGACGATCTGCTGGCCGAGCGCGGCGTGACTGTGGTGCCGGACGTGCTGGCCAACGCGGGCGGCGTGACGGTCTCGTACTTTGAATGGGTGCAGGACTTCTCCTCGTTCTTCTGGACCGAGGACGAGATCAACAAGCGCCTTGACCGCATCATGAGCGAAGCCTTCCTGAGCCTGTGGGACGTCAAGGAGCGCCACGGCGTGACCCTGCGCACGGCGGTGTACATCGTGGCCTGCACCCGCGTGCTGGAAGCCCGGGCGTTGCGGGGACTGTACCCCTAA
- the panB gene encoding 3-methyl-2-oxobutanoate hydroxymethyltransferase — MKRSIPELQALAQPLVMVTAYDYPGGRHAEAAGVDVILVGDSLGNVVLGYDSTAPVTLGDMIHHARAVRRGAPDTFMVVDLPFGTYHTGVQDAMRNAVRVIQDTGADAIKMEGATPEILEVVQTLTRNGIPVMGHVGLMPQTATAQGGLRVQGKDDASARLTLEGALALEAMGAFSVVLEAIPARLARLISERLAMPTIGIGAGLHCDGQVLVTHDLLGIYEGEEKKIAKRYAELGRAAREAIATYAAEVRGRQFPTKENAFVMKDDVLDKLY; from the coding sequence ATGAAACGCAGCATTCCCGAGTTGCAGGCACTGGCCCAGCCCCTGGTGATGGTCACGGCCTACGATTACCCCGGTGGCCGCCACGCCGAGGCGGCCGGGGTGGACGTGATTCTGGTGGGTGACTCCCTGGGCAACGTGGTGCTGGGCTACGACTCCACGGCGCCCGTCACCCTGGGCGACATGATTCACCACGCCCGCGCGGTGCGCCGGGGGGCGCCCGACACCTTTATGGTCGTGGACCTGCCGTTTGGCACCTACCACACCGGCGTGCAGGACGCCATGCGCAACGCGGTCAGGGTCATTCAGGACACGGGCGCCGACGCCATCAAGATGGAAGGCGCCACCCCCGAGATTCTGGAGGTGGTGCAGACCCTGACCCGCAACGGCATTCCGGTGATGGGCCACGTGGGCCTGATGCCGCAGACCGCCACCGCCCAGGGGGGCCTGCGCGTGCAGGGCAAGGACGACGCCTCGGCCCGCCTGACGCTGGAGGGCGCCCTGGCCCTGGAAGCCATGGGGGCTTTCTCGGTGGTGCTGGAAGCCATTCCCGCCCGGCTGGCGCGCCTGATCAGCGAGCGGCTGGCCATGCCCACCATTGGCATTGGCGCTGGCCTCCACTGTGACGGTCAGGTGCTGGTGACCCACGACCTGCTGGGGATCTATGAGGGCGAGGAGAAGAAGATCGCCAAGCGCTACGCCGAACTGGGCCGCGCCGCCCGCGAGGCCATTGCCACCTACGCCGCCGAGGTGCGCGGCCGGCAGTTCCCCACCAAGGAGAACGCCTTTGTGATGAAGGATGACGTGCTGGACAAGCTGTACTGA
- a CDS encoding DUF420 domain-containing protein encodes MAETINQWAVITIILSGIALCVGVYLIRRGLREAHMRAMVTAVTLASIFLVLYLTRLALGYEKKYAGPEEWRLAYFVLLISHIILAAANLPLALGAVWNAWKGLKAAGNLGNIDAPAARGYFNKHRAWVRWTVPVWLYVAVTGWIIYLVLGRWGEVIKGG; translated from the coding sequence ATGGCGGAAACCATCAACCAGTGGGCGGTCATCACGATCATCCTGAGCGGCATTGCCCTGTGCGTGGGCGTGTACCTGATCCGGCGGGGCCTGCGCGAGGCCCACATGCGCGCCATGGTGACGGCCGTCACGCTGGCCAGCATCTTTCTGGTGCTGTACCTCACCCGGCTGGCCCTGGGCTACGAGAAGAAATACGCGGGCCCCGAGGAGTGGCGGCTGGCCTATTTCGTACTCTTGATCAGCCACATCATTCTGGCGGCGGCCAACCTGCCGCTGGCGCTGGGCGCCGTGTGGAACGCCTGGAAGGGCCTGAAGGCGGCCGGTAACCTGGGCAACATTGACGCGCCCGCCGCGCGCGGCTACTTCAACAAGCACCGCGCCTGGGTGCGCTGGACCGTGCCGGTGTGGCTGTACGTGGCAGTCACTGGCTGGATCATCTATCTGGTGCTGGGCCGCTGGGGTGAAGTGATCAAGGGCGGTTGA
- a CDS encoding COX15/CtaA family protein, producing the protein MSGTLTVPRAQIGAWLPRLAWAALAYNVLVILWGAVVRITGAGAGCGDHWPLCNGVVVPQSPGLHTAIEFSHRVTSALSGLLAIALVALATQVTPKGHPARFGAGLSLGLIILEGLVGAVQVVLGLTADSAHPARGLIQGVHLANTFVLLGALLLTALWAGGAPRLRLRAQGLVGGWSAVGLVLLLLLGMAGAVTALGDLLFVPEGGSTPIETVKRDFGPTATLIENLRVVHPMLAVLSSAFLVWLGVFLRRERPGPGVGRWSAVMWALIGVQMAVGFANVALKAPDWMQLTHLALACALWLATALMVFHALTGQPAPQKDTL; encoded by the coding sequence ATGAGTGGAACGCTGACAGTGCCCCGTGCCCAGATCGGGGCGTGGCTCCCCCGGCTGGCCTGGGCGGCGCTGGCCTACAACGTGCTGGTCATTCTGTGGGGCGCCGTGGTGCGCATCACGGGAGCCGGGGCCGGCTGCGGCGACCACTGGCCGCTGTGTAACGGCGTGGTGGTGCCCCAGAGCCCGGGGCTGCACACCGCCATTGAGTTCAGCCACCGCGTCACCAGTGCGCTGAGCGGCCTGCTGGCGATTGCGCTGGTGGCGCTGGCCACGCAGGTCACGCCCAAGGGTCACCCCGCCCGCTTTGGCGCCGGGCTCAGTCTGGGCCTGATTATCCTGGAGGGGCTGGTGGGCGCCGTGCAGGTGGTGCTGGGCCTGACCGCCGATTCGGCCCACCCGGCACGCGGTCTGATTCAGGGGGTTCACCTTGCCAACACCTTTGTGCTGCTGGGCGCCCTGCTGCTGACGGCCCTGTGGGCTGGGGGCGCGCCCCGGCTGCGGCTGCGCGCCCAGGGGCTGGTGGGCGGCTGGAGCGCCGTGGGGCTGGTGCTGCTGCTGCTGCTGGGCATGGCCGGCGCCGTGACGGCCCTGGGCGACTTGCTGTTTGTGCCCGAGGGCGGGAGCACGCCCATTGAAACCGTCAAGCGCGACTTTGGGCCCACGGCCACCCTGATCGAGAACCTGCGCGTGGTTCACCCCATGCTGGCAGTCCTGAGCAGCGCGTTTCTGGTGTGGCTGGGCGTGTTTTTGCGCCGCGAGCGCCCAGGCCCGGGTGTGGGCCGCTGGAGCGCCGTGATGTGGGCCCTGATTGGGGTGCAGATGGCAGTGGGCTTTGCCAATGTGGCCCTGAAAGCCCCGGACTGGATGCAGCTGACCCATCTGGCGCTGGCCTGCGCCCTGTGGCTGGCCACCGCCCTGATGGTCTTTCACGCCCTGACCGGGCAGCCGGCGCCCCAGAAGGACACTCTATGA
- a CDS encoding heme o synthase, with product MTAKPVPALRPRATWRDYLSLTKPKVISLLLWTTVAAMFMAARGWPDLWLLLVVSVAGYASAGSAGVFNMIIDRDIDLKMARTAQRPTTSGLISTRDAATFGAALQILSFVMLWVWATPLAAWMSLAGFVTYVGVYTGLLKRHTWHNIVLGGAAGCFPPLVGWAAVTGDLNLFAWFLFAIIFFWTPVHFWALALMIKDEYREVGIPMLPVVHGDKLTVAQIGLYAIYTVVLSVMPVFFQEVGGLYFLSALGLGGWLLVLSWRLYRHVMAGHKVERKVAVPLYLYSMLYLALLFVAGAVDRALLA from the coding sequence ATGACCGCCAAACCCGTACCGGCCCTGCGCCCCCGCGCCACATGGCGCGACTACCTGTCGCTCACCAAGCCCAAGGTCATCAGCCTGCTGCTGTGGACCACCGTGGCGGCCATGTTCATGGCGGCGCGCGGCTGGCCGGACCTGTGGCTGCTGCTGGTGGTCAGCGTGGCGGGCTACGCCTCGGCCGGCTCGGCGGGCGTGTTCAACATGATCATCGACCGTGACATTGACCTGAAAATGGCGCGCACCGCTCAGCGGCCCACCACCAGCGGCCTGATCAGCACCCGCGACGCGGCCACCTTCGGCGCCGCCCTGCAGATTCTGTCGTTCGTGATGCTGTGGGTCTGGGCCACGCCGCTGGCCGCCTGGATGAGCCTCGCGGGCTTTGTCACCTACGTGGGGGTGTATACCGGGCTGCTCAAGCGCCACACCTGGCACAACATCGTGCTGGGCGGCGCCGCCGGCTGCTTTCCGCCGCTGGTGGGCTGGGCGGCCGTCACAGGCGACCTCAACCTGTTTGCGTGGTTTCTGTTCGCCATCATCTTCTTCTGGACCCCGGTGCATTTCTGGGCCCTGGCCCTGATGATCAAAGACGAGTACCGCGAGGTGGGCATTCCCATGCTGCCGGTGGTCCACGGCGACAAGCTCACGGTGGCCCAGATTGGCCTGTACGCCATCTACACGGTGGTGCTGTCCGTCATGCCGGTCTTCTTTCAGGAGGTGGGCGGGCTGTATTTCCTCTCGGCGCTGGGCCTGGGCGGCTGGCTGCTGGTGCTGTCGTGGCGGCTCTACCGCCATGTGATGGCCGGGCACAAGGTCGAGCGCAAGGTGGCGGTGCCGCTGTACCTGTATTCCATGCTGTACCTCGCGCTGCTGTTTGTGGCGGGCGCGGTGGACCGCGCGCTGCTGGCGTAA
- the coxB gene encoding cytochrome c oxidase subunit II, producing MNTTHRHSGTRRSRWALAPLAVLGSALLTGCQQAQQSLSIGDMASAFNREIWVMSIWAIALSIIIFFGVSFALFYTVQKFREDKHDAPPAQFHGNNKLEVWLVAVPVVIVIFLSVLTVRSMAILNPTPDQATKIDILAKQFWWNFEYPEVKADAGGEVANGNEMLMPTRQPVALTVTSGDVIHGFWAPNIGGQRAAMPAVNKTWQVDTDRAGVYQGNCSQLCGASHANMRYKVIALDQARYDATLAAMKAYRAPEPAPGSPEELGYKLFMQGKPATDPKRPETGAASCAGCHRVQGTPAGGQVGPDLSFFGTRRTLGAGMWEGQKAEDMLIPWLKNSPAVKPGALMPPYENGAEYMVNGKPTKGYSLTDEEINAVAAYLRSLKLPEEADYWRDVPVIGASSNGGTQ from the coding sequence TTGAATACCACACACCGCCACAGCGGCACACGGCGATCCAGGTGGGCACTGGCCCCCCTGGCGGTTTTGGGCTCGGCCCTGCTCACCGGCTGTCAGCAGGCGCAGCAGAGCCTTTCGATTGGGGACATGGCCTCCGCGTTCAACCGGGAAATCTGGGTGATGAGCATCTGGGCCATCGCGCTGTCCATCATCATCTTCTTCGGCGTGTCGTTTGCGCTGTTCTACACGGTGCAGAAGTTCCGTGAAGACAAGCATGACGCCCCTCCCGCGCAGTTTCACGGCAACAACAAGCTGGAAGTCTGGCTGGTGGCGGTGCCGGTCGTGATCGTGATTTTCCTGAGCGTGCTGACTGTGCGCTCCATGGCGATCCTGAACCCCACCCCGGACCAGGCCACCAAGATTGACATTCTGGCCAAGCAGTTCTGGTGGAATTTCGAGTACCCCGAGGTAAAAGCCGACGCGGGCGGCGAGGTGGCCAACGGCAACGAGATGCTGATGCCCACCCGGCAGCCCGTGGCCCTGACCGTGACCAGCGGCGACGTGATTCACGGCTTCTGGGCGCCGAACATTGGGGGCCAGCGCGCCGCCATGCCGGCTGTGAACAAGACCTGGCAGGTGGACACCGACCGCGCGGGTGTGTACCAGGGCAACTGCTCGCAGCTGTGCGGGGCCAGCCACGCCAACATGCGTTACAAGGTGATTGCGCTGGACCAGGCCCGCTACGACGCCACCCTGGCCGCCATGAAGGCCTACCGCGCCCCCGAGCCTGCCCCCGGCAGCCCCGAGGAACTGGGCTACAAGCTGTTTATGCAGGGCAAGCCCGCCACGGACCCCAAGCGACCTGAAACCGGCGCCGCCTCCTGCGCGGGCTGCCACCGCGTGCAGGGCACCCCGGCCGGCGGTCAGGTGGGCCCAGACCTGAGCTTCTTTGGCACCCGCCGCACCCTGGGCGCAGGCATGTGGGAAGGGCAGAAGGCCGAGGACATGCTGATTCCGTGGCTGAAGAACAGCCCCGCCGTCAAGCCCGGCGCCCTGATGCCTCCCTACGAGAACGGCGCCGAGTACATGGTGAACGGCAAGCCGACCAAGGGCTACAGCCTGACCGATGAGGAGATCAATGCCGTGGCCGCCTATCTGCGCAGCCTGAAGCTGCCGGAAGAAGCGGACTACTGGCGTGACGTGCCGGTGATCGGCGCGTCCAGTAACGGAGGCACCCAGTGA